Part of the Microbacterium sp. Clip185 genome is shown below.
TCGCTGGCGGTCGCACTGCTCTACCAGCGCTTCGTCCTGCGCCGCGACACCGCCGGCGCCATTACGGGAGGTGCCCGATGACCGCCACCGCAGCCGTCGTCACCCCGGGCCGGCGCACGCCGACCCGCCGACACTCGAGCGGGCTTCCCGGCCAGCGGAAGTCGTCCAACCTCGCCGTCTACTTCGTCGCCCTCGTCCTGGTCGCCCTGATGCTGGCGCCCGTCGCGTACATCATCTTCGGCGGGTTCCGCACGAACTCCGAGATCACCCTCGACCCGTCGGGCCTTCCGACGACGTGGAACTGGGAGAACTACGTCAACGTGCTGGCCAGCGGCGTCTTCTGGCGCCAGGTCGGAAACTCGCTCATCGCCGCCGTCGCCACGACGCTGTTCGTGGTCGTCCTCGGGCTCATGGCGGCCTTCGCCCTGGCGCGGTACAACTTCCGCGGACGCGGTGCGTTCTACGCGCTGTTCACCGCCGGACTCATGTTCCCGATGACCGTCGCGATCACACCGCTCTACATCCTGGTGCGCGACCTCGGGCTCATGAACTCGCTCGCG
Proteins encoded:
- a CDS encoding carbohydrate ABC transporter permease produces the protein MTATAAVVTPGRRTPTRRHSSGLPGQRKSSNLAVYFVALVLVALMLAPVAYIIFGGFRTNSEITLDPSGLPTTWNWENYVNVLASGVFWRQVGNSLIAAVATTLFVVVLGLMAAFALARYNFRGRGAFYALFTAGLMFPMTVAITPLYILVRDLGLMNSLAGVIVPQIAFGLPMTIIILVPFLAAIPHELQEAASIDGCSRLGFFWRMVVPLAVPGIITVGILVFVQSWNSYMLPLFILNNEASFTLPLGTQAFASQYSVDTAKVLAFTSLSMIPALVFFSLFERRIVGGLTGAVKG